A stretch of Episyrphus balteatus chromosome 2, idEpiBalt1.1, whole genome shotgun sequence DNA encodes these proteins:
- the LOC129908711 gene encoding titin homolog: protein MKKFSSWFMGNQPGRQQKQAQSGRPKKNVHWKSAERPSPPGRPILIPLSDQQPDVVTLKWERPKIDGGSPITSYIIEHRRMGSPHWVRSTPAPVTGCEVSISGLEPGWRYQFRAIAENVVGKSDPSELSDPLTVTLQRNAISVPRFANELTDMSVVENERVEFRVSVLGQPQPEISWFKDGYEIFSSRRTKIVNDNDASVLIIHQVALTDEGEIKCTATNRAGHVVTKAKLMVEAPPKIRLPRNYEDGLIVEADEVLRLKVGIAGQPPPSVVWLHEGEFITNGGRHELVTTDKNSSLKIDNVKRIDRGEYSIKAVNKLGEDATSFLVTVTSRPYPPGKVRLNTSYGKSATLSWTAPEDDGGCKIGNYIVEYFRIGWNVWLKAATTRQLSTTLNDLIEGSEYKFRVKAENPYGLSDPGEESDVLFIPDPKRGLNSPDGDEVNKPVPPRRKTLSPQRAVPDGEERSGETTPRQPSPLQNRKTKPQILDNEDLHREMSYGTNLTESRRTPPSPTQMAVPGTGLTRRSPSPRIPDGDEEIQTAPVLPKKMLPRPALAPLSLPSEPSRPISPTVFPLKAVTTLNSPSIAPALSPVLTSALAPILRFTPATSTLPAPLPTPPSPQTPSPLKTPIELKLKEPPKKPLLKQSNTQQTKEPPKKQAEPANEPPTMSRVRSLSPPGPVKKSTPPETLPEVPKVTKPPPETPPESKKTSQALQRSEEPIELEVHHRVQRYSNRTFSPERTTSQNGAPNGAQNGAQNGAQPNPTIEISAPASEPSAPSDPAPLSETEKLDEVHTSNEFMLVVFQKNSKVKDTEKQDSFDLELEEALQPPPISISAPDLASLEFSNLHTFPLRRSVSSTELLYERAMARFYEAVEMEEAEKAKKLKISQEKSVPVPTVNPVRKRLGSMSEAERQSFERRSERRRQSADMVGGNKSKWDSSDSLASRGGLLRTRGMLNQISQDTDDGSDYFERPRAFHKQISQETDDGSEYQDRPRRMQKQISQETDDGSDYHQRTGASFDVESDYTASTESVSEDSIEKFKRELVARTRSASTELETYHPRSMSAGVFTPYRAPTPEQSVVVLNRPMPLASPDFVPKPILKRPSNESVGTEEPVSPTSVHPPSSPPPMSPTMPTSPINDKSDKSKGFKSFFKWDKKTPTEKNTEANAEPPQPAPPKPQLKSETSVETKRRIKEEEERARIEAERIFQEEAKVVADHYGDIVRQVGNTRKYNPPLYLNADELKKAAEKAERESHTENSNPSQGKTRLSLIERHQTQHVTTSPSRMHMKDKEEKKVEEVFSEEEATPSSTSQLSQRSESRGRKKIVKVKKIIKKRVPSSTRSREASSNRRATSVEAPPEDYKNRQVAQPKAAPEPVQVKKQLPVEPKVVIQQQTALVAVPQKSPDELSLEAEEKVRSALSYMTDVCLFIAACYVYLFKDARLVLPILALMVYRQLGEVIRNSIPEWMKKKKQ from the exons atgAAGAAATTTTCTTCGTGGTTCATGGGAAATCAGCCAGGACGACAGCAGAAACAAGCGCAAAGTGGAAGACCTAAAAAGAATGTTCACTGGAAAtctgcag AACGACCATCACCGCCGGGACGTCCCATCCTCATCCCCCTCTCCGACCAACAACCCGACGTAGTAACCTTAAAATGGGAACGACCAAAAATCGACGGAGGTTCACCCATCACCAGCTACATCATCGAACATCGTCGCATGGGTTCCCCCCACTGGGTTCGCTCCACTCCCGCCCCCGTAACCGGATGTGAAGTATCCATAAGTGGTTTAGAACCAGGTTGGCGCTATCAATTCCGTGCTATTGCTGAAAATGTCGTTGGCAAATCCGATCCAAGTGAACTGTCCGATCCGCTGACTGTGACTTTGCAAAGAAATGCCATCAGTGTGCCAAGATTTGCTAACGAACTCACCGACATGTCCGTTGTGGAAAATGAACGCGTCGAGTTTCGAGTATCTGTTCTGGGGCAACCACAGCCCGAGATAAGTTGGTTTAAAGATGGCTACGAGATTTTTAGTAGTCGACGAACGAAAATTGTAAACGACAACGACGCTAGTGTATTGATTATCCACCAGGTGGCACTGACCGATGAGGGTGAAATTAAATGCACAGCAACGAATCGAGCTGGTCATGTTGTAACCAAGGCTAAATTGATGGTTGAAGCTCCCCCAAAAATTCGATTGCCACGGAATTATGAAGATGGTTTGATTGTTGAGGCTGATGAAGTCTTGAGATTGAAAGTGGGCATTGCCGGACAACCACCTCCGTCAGTGGTTTGGTTACATGAAGGAGAATTTATTACAAATGGCGGTCGACATGAGTTGGTAACAACGGACAAGAATTCTTCACTCAAAATTGACAACGTTAAACGCATAGACCGCGGCGAGTACAGTATAAAAGCTGTGAACAAGCTAGGAGAAGATGCGACTTCTTTCCTGGTTACCGTCACTTCAAGGCCTTATCCACCGGGAAAAGTTCGCTTAAACACCTCTTACGGAAAATCTGCTACCCTCTCCTGGACCGCTCCTGAAGACGACGGAGGCTGTAAAATTGGCAACTACATCGTTGAGTACTTCCGGATCGGTTGGAATGTCTGGCTTAAAGCTGCAACCACAAGACAGCTTAGCACAACTTTGAACGACTTGATTGAAGGCTCTGAATATAAGTTCAGGGTGAAGGCTGAGAATCCATATGGACTCAGTGACCCTGGCGAAGAATCTGATGTTCTATTCATACCCGATCCAAAGCGTGGGCTGAATTCGCCCGACGGCGATGAAGTGAATAAGCCAGTTCCACCTCGGCGCAAGACCTTATCTCCTCAAAGAGCGGTCCCAGATGGTGAAGAGAGAAGCGGGGAGACAACTCCAAGACAACCATCACCATTACAGAATCGCAAAACAAAACCTCAAATTTTGGATAACGAGGACTTGCACCGGGAGATGTCTTATGGAACTAATCTTACAGAGTCTCGAAGAACTCCACCATCGCCAACACAAATGGCTGTTCCGGGAACAGGTTTGACCAGGCGCAGTCCAAGTCCGAGAATTCCCGATGGAGATGAAGAAATCCAAACGGCACCTGTTCTTCCAAAGAAAATGCTTCCAAGACCAGCTCTTGCACCTTTGTCACTACCATCAGAGCCTTCTAGACCAATCTCCCCAACAGTATTTCCACTCAAAGCTGTTACAACTCTCAACTCACCATCAATAGCCCCTGCCTTAAGCCCAGTTCTAACATCGGCACTTGCACCGATTTTGAGATTTACACCTGCAACATCAACTCTTCCTGCTCCACTACCAACACCGCCATCTCCTCAAACTCCATCGCCACTTAAAACTCCAATAGAATTGAAGCTTAAAGAACCTCCAAAGAAACCACTTTTGAAACAATCAAATACTCAACAGACTAAGGAACCTCCGAAGAAACAAGCCGAACCGGCTAATGAACCTCCAACGATGTCTCGAGTTCGTAGTTTAAGTCCCCCGGGACCAGTCAAGAAATCTACACCACCTGAGACTCTTCCAGAAGTTCCGAAAGTCACCAAACCCCCTCCGGAAACTCCTCCAGAATCAAAGAAGACCTCCCAGGCTCTACAACGAAGTGAAGAACCAATAGAACTTGAAGTACATCATCGTGTTCAAAGGTATTCCAATCGAACATTCAGTCCGGAAAGAACAACATCACAAAATGGCGCACCAAATGGTGCACAAAATGGTGcacaaaatggcgcccaaccaAATCCAACAATTGAAATTAGCGCTCCAGCTAGCGAACCATCAGCTCCATCGGATCCAGCTCCTTTGTCAGAAACTGAGAAGCTTGATGAAGTCCATACCAGCAATGAGTTTATGTTGGTTGTCTTCCAGAAAAATAGCAAGGTCAAGGATACAGAAA agCAAGACTCCTTCGATTTGGAACTGGAAGAAGCACTTCAACCACCACCAATTTCTATATCAGCTCCTGATCTAGCTTCCCTGGAGTTCTCCAATCTTCACACTTTCCCACTTCGGCGATCAGTAAGCTCAACGGAATTACTTTACGAACGTGCCATGGCAAGATTCTATGAAGCTGTCGAAATGGAAGAAGCTGAAAAGGCTAAGAAATTGAAGATTTCCCAAGAGAAATCGGTTCCGGTTCCAACAGTGAATCCGGTCCGAAAACGCCTTGGATCGATGAGTGAAGCTGAAAGGCAATCGTTTGAAAGACGTAGCGAAAGACGTCGTCAGTCTGCTGATATGGTTGGAGGGAATAAATCAAAATGGGACTCTAGTGATAGTTTGGCTAGTAGAGGAGGGCTCTTGAGAACCAGAGGTATGCTTAATCAAATCAGTCAAGACACTGATGATGGTAGTGACTATTTTGAACGGCCTAGAGCTTTCCATAAACAGATTAGTCAAGAAACCGATGATGGTAGTGAATATCAAGATCGACCAAGACGCATGCAGAAGCAAATCAGCCAGGAAACTGATGATGGAAGTGATTATCATCAACGAACTGGTGCAAGCTTTGATGTTGAGTCCGACTACACAGCAAGTACAGAATCGGTTTCGGAAGATTCGATAGAAAAGTTTAAGAGGGAACTGGTAGCTCGAACTCGTTCAGCTAGCACCGAACTAGAAACCTATCATCCAAGAAGCATGTCAGCAGGGGTCTTTACACCTTACCGAGCTCCAACACCTGAACAGTCTGTAGTTGTTCTCAATCGACCAATGCCTTTGGCAAGTCCAGATTTCGTTCCAAAGCCGATTCTTAAAAGACCATCTAACGAAAGTGTCGGAACCGAAGAACCAGTTTCTCCAACAAGTGTCCACCCACCCAGTTCACCACCACCAATGAGTCCAACCATGCCAACAAGCCCGATCAATGATAAATCCGATAAGTCTAAAGGCTTTAAGTCATTCTTCAAATGGGACAAGAAAACTCCGACAGAGAAAAACACCGAAGCTAATGCTGAACCGCCTCAACCAGCACCGCCAAAGCCCCAGCTCAAGTCTGAAACTAGTGTCGAGACTAAACGAAGAATCAAGGAAGAAGAAGAGCGAGCTAGAATTGAAGCCGAAAGGATTTTCCAGGAAGAAGCTAAAGTTGTTGCTGATCATTATGGAGATATTGTTCGGCAAGTTGGAAACACTAGGAAATATAATCCTCCGTTATATTTGAACGCTGACGAATTGAAGAAAGCTGCGGAAAAAGCTGAACGGGAAAGTCATACGGAGAATTCAAATCCATCTCAAGGCAAGACTCGGCTATCATTGATCGAACGTCATCAAACTCAGCATGTGACCACAAGTCCAAGTCGAATGCATATGAAAGACAAAGAGGAAAAGAAAGTTGAGGAGGTCTTCAGTGAAGAAGAGGCTACTCCTTCGTCGACTTCACAACTTTCCCAGCGTTCGGAAAGTCGAGGTAGGAAGAAGATTGTTAAAGTTAAGAAGATCATCAAGAAAAGAGTACCATCTAGTACTCGATCGAGAGAGGCATCTTCAAATAGACGTGCAACGAGTGTTGAAGCTCCGCCGGAAGACTATAAAAATAGGCAAGTTGCCCAGCCTAAGGCAGCTCCTGAACCTGTTCAAGTGAAAAAACAACTTCCTGTTGAACCAAAGGTTGTAATTCAACAACAAACTGCTTTAGTAGCTGTTCCACAGAAATCTCCCGATGAACTTTCTCTTGAAGCCGAAGAAAAAGTTCGTTCAGCCTTGAGTTATATGACCGATGTTTGTCTCTTTATTGCAGCCTGCTATGTGTACTTGTTTAAAGATGCAAGACTGGTTCTACCGATTTTGGCTTTGATGGTCTATCGACAGTTGGGTGAGGTCATTCGAAATAGTATTCCAGaatggatgaagaagaagaaacaatga